In Verrucomicrobiales bacterium, the genomic stretch AACTCGTCGCGCTCCACACGTCGGCTGACACGCCGTAGCGCTCCGCCAAAATGGTTTGCGCCTTGAGGGCCGAGCCCATGATTGCCCCGCTGCCAAACAGGTGGGCTTTGACCTTGGAGCTGCCGGGTCCGGGCTTGAACTTATACAGGCCTTTCAGAATACCTTCTTGGCAGCCTTCCGGCATCGGCGGCATCACGACGTTCTCGTTGTGAACCGTCAGGTAGTAAAACAGATCTTCGCCGTCGTGATACATGCGCTTCAGGCCGTCCGCGATGATCACCGCGATCTCGTAGGCAAAGGACGGGTCATAGGTCATCAGGTTCGGAACCGTGGAAGCGATGAGCTGGCTGTGCCCATCCTGATGCTGCAGTCCTTCGCCGTTCAGCGTGGTTCGGCCGGCGGTAGCGCCCAACAAGAAGCCCTTGGCGCGGCTGTCGCCCGCCAGCCAGATGGCATCCCCGACCCGTTGAAAACCGAACATCGAGTAGTAGATGAAGAACGGGATGGTGGGAACGCCCAGGTTTGCGTAGGCGGTTCCGGCGGCCACAAACGAGGCCATGGATCCAGCCTCGGTGATGCCTTCCTCCAGAATCTGGCCGTCCTTGGCCTCATGATAGAAATTCAGCGTTTCGCGGTCGACGGGTTCATAAAGCTGCCCCTTCGAACTGTAAATTCCGTATCGGCTGAACATGGACTCCATGCCGAAGGTTCGGGCCTCGTCCGGAATGATGGGAACGATATACTTCCCAATCTTCTTGTCATCCAAAAGCCGCTTCAGCAAATCGACAAAGGCCATGGTGGTGGAGGCCTCACGATGACCGCCGCCCTTCAAGGCCGCCTGACCAAAATCCTCGAGCTTGGGGATCTCCAGCTTGGGCTGAACGGCGTTCCGCTTCGGAAGCGATCCGCCCAGAGCCTTGCGGCGCTCGAGCAGGTACTTCATCTCCGGGCTGTTTGCCGGGGGCTTGTAGAACGGCAGTTCGTTGATGTCTTCATCGCTGATGGGAATATTGAATCGGGAACGGAACTCTCGGAGCTCCTTCTCGTTCATCTTTTTCTGCTGATGCGAAATGTTACGCCCCTCGCCCGCCTCGCCCAGGCCATAGCCCTTAATGGTATGCGCCAGAATCACCGTGGGCTGGCCCTTGTGGTTGACCGCAGCGTGATACGCCGCATAGACCTTCTTGGGATCGTGGCCGCCCCGCAACATCTTGCGCAGCTGATCGTCGGTCAGATGGTTCACCAGCTTTTTCAGCTCCGGATACTTGCCAAAGAAGTGCTTTCGGATGTAGCTGCCCGGGCTGACCGAGTATTTTTGGAAGTCTCCGTCCACACACTCCTCCAACCGCCGAAGGACGAGGCCGTGACGGTCGTTGGCAAAAATGGGGTCCCAGTCGCTGCCCCAAATGAGCTTGATAACATTCCAGCCAGCACCGCGGAACACACCCTCCAACTCTTGGATGATCTTGCTATTGCCGCGGACCGGACCATCCAAACGTTGCAAGTTGCAATTAACCACCCAGACCAGATTGTCCAGATTCTCCCGGGCCGCCATGGCGATGGCCCCCAACGTCTCCGGCTCGTCGCTCTCGCCATCCCCCACGAAGCACCACAGCCGAGGCTCGCGCTCCGTCGTGTGGAGTTTCCGGGCCCGCACATAGCGCAGGAAGCGGGCGTGATACAGGCTGTTGATGGGACCCAACCCCATCGATACCGTCGGAAATTGCCAGTAATCCGGCATGAGGTAGGGATGCGGATACGAAGAAAGCCCGCCCCCCTCCGCCAGCTCCCGACGGAAGTTCATCAGGTGGTTGGTCGAAAGCCGGCCTTCCAGAAAACTGCGGGCGTAGTTGCCCGGGGTCGTATGGCCCTGAAAGTAAATCATGTCCGCCGGACCATCATCGCCACCGCGGAAAAAGTGGTTGAAACCGACTTCATAGAGAGTCGCGCAGGAAGCGTAGCTGCTGATATGCCCGCCGAGGCCATCGGAGATCATGTTGCCATGCACCACCATCGCCATCGCGTTCCAGCGAATATAGCTCTTGATGTTGTTCTCCAACTCACGGTCGCCCGGAAAGGGAGGCTCCTCCTCCGGTGGGATAGTGTTGATGTAGGGAGTGTTGACTGTGGGCGAGACTTTGATGCCCGAGCCGCGCAGCCGCTGGATCAAGCCATCGAGAAACCCCGGGATCTGATCCCCCCCTTTGGTACGGAGGGACACCTCGAGCACGTTCTCGAGAGAGTTAAACCATTGCCGGGTCTCGTCGCCGTCCGACGATCGGACCTCTCGCTCCGAGGCAGGATCAGGATTCGACATACTCTGAGAGTTCAACGCTTTCACTTTGTCAGTCACGTTCGTCATGATAGGGGCCAGAGGCTCCTTGCCAAGGGTTATGGTGCAGTTTGCGACGGGAAAATATCAGGGTTGAAGAGCGGTTTTTCTCATGAACAGGTTCAGTTAACCTTCTAAATCGCCCGTTTTCGCTTAACCTCGGGAGGTATCCGAGGGACGATGAGGGTAAGAATATGATCTCGCTTGTCGACCTGACTCTCCCTACCCCGGCCGAAAACCTGGCTCTGGACGAGGCGTTGCTCGACGACTGCGATACCGGTTCGGGGGGGCAAACCCTTCGGTTTTGGGAACCCACAGAGGTCTTTGTGGTGGTGGGCTATGGGAACTCGGTGGCTCAAGAGGTGGAAATGGACGCCTGCGTTTCGGCGGGAATCCCGGTTCTGCGTCGCTGCACGGGCGGTGGAACGGTAGTCCAGATGCCAGGTGTGCTGAACTACAACCTGGTTCTTCAGATTCCCGAAACCGGACCCCTCAGCACGCTGACCGGCACCAACCAGTTCATCATGGGGCGGTTACGCGAAGCGATCGCCTCCTGTCCAGGCTTGGGAGAACGGCTGTCCGTGCGAGGCGTGTCCGACCTTTGCTTCGACGAGCGGAAAGTGATGGGCAGCGCCCAACGTCGGAAACGCACTGCCCTGGTGTTCCATGGGAGTTTGCTCCTCGGGGCCAACCTGAACCTGATCGAGCGTTTCCTACGCTTTCCTTCCAAGCAGCCGGACTATCGCGCCAATCGTACGCATCTGGAGTTCTGCACGAATCTCGGCGTGCCGGCGAGTGAGATACGGAATCGTATGACCCAGGTCTGGGGATCCTCACCGCGGCTGGCGAACATTCCCTGGGACCGGGTAAACCAGCTGGTCCGAGACCGATACGGACGATCTGAATGGAATCACCGCAGTTGAGCGGGAGCGATTCAGGAAACGATCTTTCAAGTGGGTTCATCAGAGTTTCGCGCCAACTGGGGATCTGATTCCCTACAGGCCTCGCCCACTTTGAATCAGCCGCGCTAACCACGCCTGTCCATCTCCTCCCTTGAATCTCCCCCGAAAATAGACTACGACATGCCTCCTAAGACCACCACATCCGACACCATGCGCTCGATTCAACGATGGGGAAATGGCCCGGGGAGAGGCTGCTGCTGGCGAAGATTTCTCGTTTGCCTGCTCGGGCTGTGGATCGGCATCACCTATAGCCCCGCCGCCGATTTGTTCGAGAAGCGGCTCACCCCCGACCTCCGCATTGAGATTTCAGAGGAAGGAACCGAAGTGCTCCGGGCCTATCAATGGCAGGGCGGCCGAACCGACGAGGAGCGCACCGATGTGCTGGCCACGGTTTACGAAGGCGACCGGGTATACACCAATGTGGCTGTGCACTTGAAGGGAGCCGCGGGAAGTTTTCGACCCTTTGACGACCGCCCCGCCCTGACGCTCCACTTTGGAAAAAATGGCAACCGCCAACGGTTCCATGACATCGAAAAGCTACACCTGAACAATTCCGTTCAGGATCCGAGCTACCTCTCCGAAATTCTCGCGCGCGAAGTCTGCAACGCCGCCAATATCCCCACTCCCCGGGCCACCCACTGCCTGGTCACTCTCAATGGACGCAGGCTCGGCGTGTATGTGCTCGTCGAAGGCTGGACCAAGGCCTTTCTCAAACGCCATTTCGGGAACTCCAAAGGCAACCTCTATGACAGCGGGTTTGCCCGAGATATCGATCAGAAGCTGACCGTGAACTCAGGCGAGCATCCAGAGGATCAATCGGACCTCGCCTCCTTGGTCCGCACCGCCCGCTTCGCCGATCCAAATCAGCGGATGGCAGAGCTTGAAAAGCAGATCGAACTCGACCGGTTCTACAGCCTGGTCGCCATGGAGGTACTGCTGTCCCACTGGGATGGATACAGCATCGGCCGCAATAATTACCGGATCTACAAAAACCAAAGTTCGGGCCGCCTGGCATTTCTCCCTCATGGCATGGACCAACTGTTCGGCGTGTATCGCTCCACCCCGGAGTTCACCATCCACCCCAAGTTCAAAGGCTTGGTCGCTGATTCGGTGATCAGCACGAAAGCAGGGCGGGCGGCGTATTTACAACGCCTCGGGCAGCTTTACACCAATTACTTTACCGAAGGAAAGCTCACCCGACGACTGGACGACCTCGCCACTCGAACCGCGCCTCTCTTTCAATCCAACACCCGCCGATCCCTCGTTTGGAGCAACGCGGTGGCGGGCCTTCGAAATCGGATCGAGCGTCGGGTTTTCAGCGTTGGTGATCAACTGGCCAACCCGCGCCAACCCCTGGCTTTCGGCAAAACCGGCAGCGCCACCCTCAAGGCCTGGGGCTTCAAGACCGACAGCTCGGGTGAAGCCCGAGGCGAGCGATCCCTCCAGGACGGACACTACCAGCTCAAGATCCACGGAGGCCAAAGCCAGGTGCGAACCTGGGCTTCCTGGCGTCACTCCGAGCTGCTCGACGAAGGAATCTATGAGCTCAGAGCCAGGGTGCGACTGGACGCGGGGGTGACTCCCGACGGAATGCCCACTCCTGAGATCGCCCTACGACTCTCCGGTGAGCGAGGCGGCTTTCCTCGCGCGAGCGGGACCGAGTGGCAGGAACTCGTTCATACCTTCCAAGTTAGCGGGCCTACCGAGATCGAGATGCTTTGCGAACTGCGTGGAATGAACGGGACCGCGCTCATCGATGCGAATTCACTCCGACTGATCAAGCGTCCTAGCAGCCGGTCGAACTAGTGGAGTGTCCTCTAAGTCCGTGGCGGCCGGCTCCGTCGATCGCACATCGCCGATTCAACCGGTCTTTTCCGTTGACAGCTCGACGTCGTTTTCCGGAAGGTTACGGCTTACTATACCCCTTCAGAGCGGGCCAGGACTCGCCGAGGGCCTGTCGGGCAAATGATGTGCTGGAACCAACAACCGGCAAGTCCCCCAAGCCGGGGTGCCGCTGTCGCCGCCTGCGAATGGACGCCAAAGGATCGGGGAACCCCCGCTTCGTCACTCGCCAGGATGCTTTCCATGTACCGGATGCTCTTCGGGGTAGAAGGATGTCCTGTCCTGGCGACGCGATACTGGAACTGTGCTCCCCTGCTCTGGCTGTGCTCGGGCTTGTGGTTCTCTTCAACGCTTCGGTTGCCTGCCGCCTCCCCCACGGGGCCGAG encodes the following:
- the aceE gene encoding pyruvate dehydrogenase (acetyl-transferring), homodimeric type, producing the protein MSNPDPASEREVRSSDGDETRQWFNSLENVLEVSLRTKGGDQIPGFLDGLIQRLRGSGIKVSPTVNTPYINTIPPEEEPPFPGDRELENNIKSYIRWNAMAMVVHGNMISDGLGGHISSYASCATLYEVGFNHFFRGGDDGPADMIYFQGHTTPGNYARSFLEGRLSTNHLMNFRRELAEGGGLSSYPHPYLMPDYWQFPTVSMGLGPINSLYHARFLRYVRARKLHTTEREPRLWCFVGDGESDEPETLGAIAMAARENLDNLVWVVNCNLQRLDGPVRGNSKIIQELEGVFRGAGWNVIKLIWGSDWDPIFANDRHGLVLRRLEECVDGDFQKYSVSPGSYIRKHFFGKYPELKKLVNHLTDDQLRKMLRGGHDPKKVYAAYHAAVNHKGQPTVILAHTIKGYGLGEAGEGRNISHQQKKMNEKELREFRSRFNIPISDEDINELPFYKPPANSPEMKYLLERRKALGGSLPKRNAVQPKLEIPKLEDFGQAALKGGGHREASTTMAFVDLLKRLLDDKKIGKYIVPIIPDEARTFGMESMFSRYGIYSSKGQLYEPVDRETLNFYHEAKDGQILEEGITEAGSMASFVAAGTAYANLGVPTIPFFIYYSMFGFQRVGDAIWLAGDSRAKGFLLGATAGRTTLNGEGLQHQDGHSQLIASTVPNLMTYDPSFAYEIAVIIADGLKRMYHDGEDLFYYLTVHNENVVMPPMPEGCQEGILKGLYKFKPGPGSSKVKAHLFGSGAIMGSALKAQTILAERYGVSADVWSATSYRLLRNDALRCQRWNMLHPTEKPKKSYLETVLEKEKGVFVSVSDNVKLVADQIAPWVPGGLMTLGTDGFGRSETRQNLRRFFEVDAECTVVATLYQLCRKGEIGREVVAKAIKELGVNPEKVFGYCL
- a CDS encoding lipoate--protein ligase family protein, which translates into the protein MISLVDLTLPTPAENLALDEALLDDCDTGSGGQTLRFWEPTEVFVVVGYGNSVAQEVEMDACVSAGIPVLRRCTGGGTVVQMPGVLNYNLVLQIPETGPLSTLTGTNQFIMGRLREAIASCPGLGERLSVRGVSDLCFDERKVMGSAQRRKRTALVFHGSLLLGANLNLIERFLRFPSKQPDYRANRTHLEFCTNLGVPASEIRNRMTQVWGSSPRLANIPWDRVNQLVRDRYGRSEWNHRS
- a CDS encoding CotH kinase family protein is translated as MRSIQRWGNGPGRGCCWRRFLVCLLGLWIGITYSPAADLFEKRLTPDLRIEISEEGTEVLRAYQWQGGRTDEERTDVLATVYEGDRVYTNVAVHLKGAAGSFRPFDDRPALTLHFGKNGNRQRFHDIEKLHLNNSVQDPSYLSEILAREVCNAANIPTPRATHCLVTLNGRRLGVYVLVEGWTKAFLKRHFGNSKGNLYDSGFARDIDQKLTVNSGEHPEDQSDLASLVRTARFADPNQRMAELEKQIELDRFYSLVAMEVLLSHWDGYSIGRNNYRIYKNQSSGRLAFLPHGMDQLFGVYRSTPEFTIHPKFKGLVADSVISTKAGRAAYLQRLGQLYTNYFTEGKLTRRLDDLATRTAPLFQSNTRRSLVWSNAVAGLRNRIERRVFSVGDQLANPRQPLAFGKTGSATLKAWGFKTDSSGEARGERSLQDGHYQLKIHGGQSQVRTWASWRHSELLDEGIYELRARVRLDAGVTPDGMPTPEIALRLSGERGGFPRASGTEWQELVHTFQVSGPTEIEMLCELRGMNGTALIDANSLRLIKRPSSRSN